GAACCATCCGGACCCGACTCGAGGAGTCCGAAGAAGTCGTGCTCGATCGCCATACGCCCATGAAACCAGCCTCCCGGCCGGTGCGATAGACCTGGCCCGCGCGTCGGCCCGATCGGGTGCTCGCCGAGCTCAGTCGACGAGGGCGGCGGCGAAGACGTGGGGGGTGAAACCGGTGAGATCGCCGATTCCCTCGCCCTGGCCGAGAAGCTTCACCGGGATGCCGGTGCGCTCCTGCACCGCGAGCACGAAGCCGCCCTTGGCCGAACCGTCGAGCTTGGTCAGCACGAGTCCCGTCACGCCCGCATGCTGGAGGAACGCCTCGGCCTGCATGAGACCGTTCTGACCCGTCGTCGCATCCAGGACGAGCAGCACCTCGCTGATGGGCGCCTGCTTCTCGATGACGCGACGGATCTTGCCGAGCTCGTCCATCAGACCGCCCTTGGTGTGCAGCCGGCCCGCGGTGTCGACCAGCACGATCTCCGTCCCGGTGCGCTTGGCGTAGTCGATCGTCTGGAAGGCCACCGAGGCGGGGTCCTGTCCCTCCTGCTGTGGTCGCACGATCGCGGCTCCGCCGCGCTCGGCCCACGTCGCGAGCTGGTCGACCGCAGCGGCGCGGAACGTGTCGGCGGCGCCGACGACGACGGAACGTCCGTAGCGCTGAAGGAACTTCGCGAACTTGCCGATCGTCGTGGTCTTGCCGACGCCGTTGACCCCGACGACGAGGACGACCGCAGGGCGCTCGGTCAGTCGCAGGGTCGTGTCGAACCGGGCGAAGTGCTCCTCGAGGGTCTCCTTGAGCATCCGCTGCAGATCGCGCGGGTCGGTCGTGCGGTACCGCTCGACCTTCTCGCGGAGCTCGTCCACGATGCGCTCGGTGATGTCGGGGCCGAAGTCCGCCGTGAGCAGGGCCGTCTCGAGATCGTCCCACGTCTGCTCGTCGATCGTGGGCTTGACGAACATGCCGCGCAATGCGCGGCCCAACGACCAGGAGCTCTCCGCCATGACACCAGCCTACGGGCGCGGGCGTCCCGGCCCGGGCTCAGCTCGCCGCCCGCTCACCGTCCTCGACGGCCGCCGTCCGACCCAGTCGCTGCCCGACGACGGCCGACACGCCGTCCTGCCTCATCGAGACGCCGTACAGGGCGTCGGCGATCTCCATCGTCCGCTTCTGGTGGGTGATGACGATGAGCTGACTGCTTTCGCGCAACTGCTCGAACACCCCGAGGAGCCGTCCGAGATTGGCGTCGTCCAGGGCCGCCTCCACCTCGTCGAGGATGTAGAACGGGCTCGGGCGCGCTTTGAAGATCGCCACCAGGAGAGCCACGGCAGCCAACGAACGCTCGCCGCCCGACAGCAGCGACAGCCGCTCGATCTTCTTCCCGACGGGCCGCACCGTCACCTCGATGCCGGTCGTGAGGGCGTCATCGGGCTTCGTCAACTCGATGCTGCCCGAACCGCCCGGGAAGAGGACGGGGAAGACCTCGTCGAAGGCGCGCTGGGTGTCGGCGAACGCATCGAGGAAGATCGTCCGCATCCGATCGTCCAGCTCCTCGATGATCGTCAGGAGATCCTTTCGGGTCCGACTCAGGTCATCGAGCTGCTCCGTGAGGAAGGCGTGCCGCTGTTCCAGCGCGGAGAACTCCTCCAGCGCGAGCGGATTCACACGCCCCAGCTGGGCCAGCTTGCGTTCCGCGTCGGCGAGCCTCCGCTGCTGCGCGGCGCGGTCGAACGCCGTCCCCGCCGCCTCGGAGTCATGGGGATCGGGTATCGGCTGATCGGGTCCATATTCCGCGATGAGAATATCCTCGTCGA
The Microbacterium sp. SLBN-154 DNA segment above includes these coding regions:
- the ftsY gene encoding signal recognition particle-docking protein FtsY, with protein sequence MAESSWSLGRALRGMFVKPTIDEQTWDDLETALLTADFGPDITERIVDELREKVERYRTTDPRDLQRMLKETLEEHFARFDTTLRLTERPAVVLVVGVNGVGKTTTIGKFAKFLQRYGRSVVVGAADTFRAAAVDQLATWAERGGAAIVRPQQEGQDPASVAFQTIDYAKRTGTEIVLVDTAGRLHTKGGLMDELGKIRRVIEKQAPISEVLLVLDATTGQNGLMQAEAFLQHAGVTGLVLTKLDGSAKGGFVLAVQERTGIPVKLLGQGEGIGDLTGFTPHVFAAALVD